A DNA window from Pithys albifrons albifrons isolate INPA30051 chromosome 7, PitAlb_v1, whole genome shotgun sequence contains the following coding sequences:
- the LOC139674694 gene encoding olfactory receptor 14J1-like → MLNSSSISQFLLLPLADTRQLQLLHLWLFLGINLAALLGNGLIISAVACDHHLHTPMHFFLLNLSLSDLGCICTTVPKAIHNSLWDTTTISYMGCAAQVFSFMLFITTEISLLTIMCYDRYVAICKPLHYGTLLGSRACAHMAAAAWASGFLNALLHTANTFSLPLCHGNALGQFFCDLPQILKLSCSHYYHRELGLIVVTVCLVFGCFIFIVFSYVQIFRAVLRIPSEQGRHKAFSTCLPHLAVVSLFVSTGTFSYLKPPSISSPSLDLTLSVLYSVIPPALNPLIYSLRNQELKDAVRKMMTGCFSTTITCLFCSIEFIV, encoded by the coding sequence ATgctcaacagcagctccatcagccagttcctcctcctgccattggcagacacgcggcagctgcagctcctgcacttgtggctcttcctgggcatcaacctggctgccctcctgggcaacggcctcatcatcagcgccgtagcctgcgaccaccacctgcacacccccatgcacttcttcctgctcaacctgtccctctcagacctgggctgcatctgtaccactgtccccaaagccattcacaactccctctgggacaccacaaccatctcctacatgggatgtgctgcacaggtgtTTTCCTTTATGTTGTTCATCACAACAGagatttccctcctcaccatcatgtgctacgaccgctacgttgccatctgcaaacccctgcactacgggaccctcctgggcagcagagcttgtgcccacatggcagcagctgcctgggccagtggctttctcaatgctctgctgcacacagccaatacattttccctgcccctgtgccatggcaatgccctgggccagttcttctgtgatcttcctcagatcctcaagctctcctgctcacactaCTACCACAGAGAACTTGGACTCATTGTGGTTACTGTCTGTTTAgtgtttggttgtttcattttcatagttttctcctatgtgcagatcttcagggctgtgctgaggatcccctctgagcagggacggcacaaagccttttccacgtgcctccctcacctggccgtggtctccctctttgtcagcactggcacattttcctacctgaagcctccctccatctcctccccatccctggatctgacattgtcagttctgtactcggtgattcctccagcactgaaccccctcatctacagcctgaggaaccaagaactcaaggatgctgtgaggaaaatgatgactggatgcttttcaacAACAATAACCTGTCTTTTCTGCTCTATAGAGTTCATAGTGTAA